One part of the Coffea eugenioides isolate CCC68of unplaced genomic scaffold, Ceug_1.0 ScVebR1_2024;HRSCAF=2977, whole genome shotgun sequence genome encodes these proteins:
- the LOC113756162 gene encoding receptor kinase-like protein Xa21, whose product MGLTGILPSQLGNLSFLISLNMSMNNFHGELPNELAWLHRLKVLDLGLNDLTGEIPEWSSSFPKLQYLSLRNNSFTGLIPPSISNMSDLRSLYLSNNSLEGNIPEEIFNISSLEMISLGGNRLSGSLPIYMCGNLPRLRVIRLSKNELSGPIPSSLVQCSELQAVSFSFNKFSGTIPKEIGKLKKLEVIYFSMNKLVGEIPKELGNSTMLKFLDLADNHLTGVIPREIGNLYNLETLSLGWNNLTGSIPVEIFNLSRVTLMSLAGNQLSGNLPSTVFYGLPNLEQLYLNSNHIVGDLPESITNSSKLLVVTVSDNFFTGHIPISLGNLRLLQVLDLGSNKLVTDFSHPETSFISSLANSKNLRTLAVNDNPLNGILPESVGNLSSSLERLYAYRCNLQGKVPDGIGNLSSLFILSLYGNQLTGPLPITIQRLQNLQAIVLYMNKLNQVSLDYFCTFTKLGAIILGQNQISGAVPGCLENVTSLRYLYLNSNRLKSSIPRTLWNLTDLLLLDLSSNSLTGSLPLEMQNLKAATGLILSLNNLSGGIPSTIGDMQSLDHLSLAHNQLEGSIPKSIGSILSLETVDLSHNFFSGSIPKSLENLKYLTSFNVSFNNLSGEIPPNGPFANFTSESFISNKALCGAPRLHVPPCVSFSAKTSGNKKKFVIIFSTAGVITVLGAMSLGFVYLRYRRKGKSPIEADMFTQERISFYKLSQATDNYDERNFLGKGSFGSVYKGTLDDGRVVAVKVFDLQSEGALMSFGAESEALRNLRHRNLTKVISSCSNPDFKALVLEFMPNGNLEKWLYSSDSSLDIIKRLDILVDVASALQYLHYECATPVVHCDLKPSNVLLDEDMVAHVSDFGLTKLLAPEESIVYTKTLATFCYLAPEYGSEGIVSPKCDVYSFGIMVMEVFTRMNPNNEMFGETLSLRSWVVDSMANTLARIVDANLVSTTDHHYLERLECISSIMKLALNCTKKSPAERSNIRDALVALKKIKIQLVQYV is encoded by the exons ATGGGGCTTACCGGCATCTTACCGTCACAGTTGGGAAACCTGTCATTTCTCATTTCTCTTAACATGAGCATGAACAATTTCCATGGAGAATTGCCGAATGAACTTGCTTGGTTGCACCGATTAAAAGTACTTGATTTGGGTTTGAACGATCTTACCGGAGAAATTCCTGAGTGGAGTAGTTCATTTCCCAAACTTCAATACTTGTCCCTCAGAAACAACAGTTTCACTGGCCTAATCCCGCCTTCCATTTCTAACATGTCAGATCTGAGAAGTTTATACCTTTCAAACAACTCTCTTGAAGGTAACATTCCGGAAGAGATCTTCAACATTTCTTCACTGGAAATGATTTCGTTGGGAGGTAATCGCTTATCTGGAAGTCTTCCAATTTATATGTGTGGCAATCTTCCGAGACTAAGAGTCATTCGCCTATCAAAGAATGAATTGAGTGGTCCAATACCATCAAGCTTAGTCCAGTGTTCAGAACTTCAGGCTGTATCCTTTTCGTTCAACAAGTTTAGTGGAACCATACCAAAAGAAATTGGGAAGCTGAAGAAACTTGAGGTGATATACTTCTCCATGAACAAATTAGTAG GTGAAATTCCAAAAGAGCTTGGAAATTCAACCATGCTCAAATTCTTGGACTTAGCTGATAACCACCTAACAG GCGTAATACCGCGAGAGATCGGCAATTTATACAATCTGGAAACACTCAGCTTAGGGTGGAATAACTTGACTGGTTCCATACCAGTAGAGATCTTCAACCTCTCCAGGGTAACATTGATGTCACTCGCAGGAAATCAGCTTTCAGGAAATCTTCCATCAACAGTGTTTTATGGGCTTCCAAATTTAGAACAACTTTATCTCAACTCTAACCACATTGTTGGAGACCTACCCGAGTCAATTACAAATTCTTCTAAACTTCTTGTTGTAACCGTGTCTGACAACTTCTTCACAGGCCATATTCCCATTTCCCTCGGTAACCTAAGACTCCTCCAAGTGCTGGATCTAGGAAGCAATAAGTTAGTCACTGACTTTTCGCATCCAGAGACTAGCTTCATCTCTTCCTTGGCAAATTCCAAGAATCTGAGAACATTAGCTGTGAATGACAATCCACTGAATGGCATTCTTCCGGAGTCAGTTGGGAACCTTTCTAGCTCCCTTGAAAGACTTTATGCATACAGGTGCAATCTCCAGGGAAAAGTTCCTGATGGAATTGGAAATTTGAGCAGTTTGTTTATCTTAAGCCTGTACGGTAATCAGTTGACTGGACCGTTGCCCATTACAATACAACGTCTGCAAAATCTTCAAGCGATAGTTCTTTACATGAACAAACTAAACCAAGTCAGCCTGGATTACTTCTGTACTTTCACAAAGTTGGGTGCAATAATTCTGGGCCAAAATCAAATTTCAGGAGCAGTCCCAGGTTGCTTAGAAAATGTTACTTCTCTGAGATATCTTTACCTAAATTCCAACAGATTGAAGTCTAGTATTCCTAGAACTTTGTGGAACCTTACAGACCTCTTGTTGCTCGATCTTTCCTCAAATTCACTAACTGGCTCTCTACCTCTAGAAATGCAGAACTTGAAGGCTGCAACAGGCTTGATTTTATCACTGAATAACTTATCAGGTGGCATACCAAGCACAATAGGAGATATGCAGAGCCTGGATCATCTTTCTTTGGCACACAACCAACTGGAAGGTTCAATACCGAAGTCAATTGGTAGTATCTTAAGTTTGGAAACTGTGGATCTATCACATAACTTTTTCTCtggttccattccaaaatcacttgagaaTCTTAAGTATCTTACAAGCTTCAATGTCTCTTTTAACAATTTAAGTGGCGAAATTCCTCCGAATGGCCCTTTTGCAAACTTCACTAGTGAATCCTTTATTTCAAATAAAGCACTTTGTGGAGCTCCAAGGTTACACGTCCCACCATGTGTAAGTTTTTCAGCTAAAACATCGGGAAACAAAAAGAAGTTTGTAATCATTTTTAGTACAGCAGGGGTGATAACAGTTTTAGGTGCCATGTCCCTGGGATTTGTTTACCTAAGATATCGAAGGAAAGGTAAAAGTCCCATAGAAGCAGATATGTTTACACAAGAAAGAATTTCCTTCTACAAACTTTCACAGGCAACCGATAATTACGATGAAAGGAACTTTTTGGGAAAAGGAAGTTTTGGATCTGTTTACAAAGGTACCCTTGATGATGGGAGGGTTGTGGCTGTTAAGGTGTTTGATTTACAATCAGAAGGAGCATTGATGAGTTTTGGAGCAGAAAGTGAAGCATTGCGCAATCTTCGCCATCGAAACCTCACAAAAGTCATTAGCAGCTGCTCTAATCCTGACTTCAAAGCATTGGTTCTTGAATTCATGCCTAATGGAAATCTTGAGAAGTGGTTGTATTCCAGTGACTCATCTCTAGATATTATCAAGAGATTGGACATCTTGGTGGATGTTGCTTCTGCACTGCAGTATCTCCACTACGAGTGTGCAACACCAGTAGTGCACTGTGATTTGAAGCCTAGTAATGTCCTGCTAGATGAAGATATGGTTGCCCATGTAAGTGATTTCGGCCTTACAAAGCTGTTGGCTCCAGAGGAAAGCATTGTATACACCAAAACACTAGCCACATTTTGCTATCTTGCACCAG AGTATGGATCCGAAGGAATAGTATCCCCCAAATGCGATGTTTATAGTTTTGGAATCATGGTGATGGAAGTGTTTACAAGAATGAACCCCAACAATGAGATGTTTGGTGAGACTTTGAGCCTCAGGAGTTGGGTTGTGGATTCTATGGCTAATACATTAGCTCGTATTGTAGATGCCAATTTGGTAAGCACAACTGATCATCACTATCTTGAGAGGCTGGAGTGCATTTCTTCCATCATGAAATTGGCTCTAAATTGCACGAAGAAGTCTCCGGCTGAGAGAAGCAATATTCGAGATGCTCTTGTGGCACTGAAAAAGATCAAAATTCAGCTTGTGCAATATGTGTAA